One Channa argus isolate prfri chromosome 15, Channa argus male v1.0, whole genome shotgun sequence DNA segment encodes these proteins:
- the gtf2f1 gene encoding general transcription factor IIF subunit 1 translates to MTSLGGSSSSTTEYTVRVPKNTTKKYNIMAFNAGDRVNCSTWTQARMERDMSARRIYGEEESAEGAAGSEFGKKQREESRRKKYGIVTREFKVEDQPWILRVNGKAGKRFKGIKKGGVTENASYYIFTQCPDGAFEAFPVHGWYNFTPLAKHRTLTAEEAEEEWGRRNKVVNHFSIMLQRRLREQERGEDEEDEAEKSGKKKKKGGGRGGDLRIYDLEDDLEMSSDDSDSSMGEDGESKAKAKKDASKAKAKAKKKKKSSDKEALEDSDDGDYEGLEVDYMSDESSSDEEPEKGKPSKEEHPQGIDEASESEEESEEEKPNDEEAKDEEEEEDGKKTPVQVEKKKKKDSSGESDSSDDSDIEGETASALFMKKRTPPKRGGGRGSAGSSRTGSRPGTPSIDSASTSNTLRAAASKLEQGKRQTQGPSTDSPAAKRLKMEPTNQSPAPSGKSTPQPPSGKSTPSSSDVQLTEDAVRRYLIRKPMTTKDLLKKFQTKRTGLSSDQTVNVLAQILKRLNPERKNINDKMHFYLTE, encoded by the exons ATGACGTCCCTG GGGGGCAGCAGTTCCTCGACCACAGAATATACAGTGCGAGTCCCCAA AAATACAACCAAGAAATACAACATCATGGCTTTCAATGCCGGTGATAGAGTCAACTGTTCAACCTGGACACAG GCTCGAATGGAAAGAGACATGAGCGCCCGGCGGATATATGGGGAAGAAGAGTCAGCAGAGGGCGCAGCTGGTAGTGAGTTTGGCAAAAAGCAGCGTGAAGAATCACGACGAAAAAAATATGGTATTGTGACGCGTGAGTTCAAAGTGGAGGACCAGCCCTGGATTCTCAGGGTCAACGGGAAGGCAGGCAAGAG GTTTAAAGGTATAAAGAAGGGAGGCGTTACGGAAAATGCATCCTATTACATCTTTACACAGTGTCCTGACGGAGCCTTTGAGGCCTTCCCTGTCCACGGCTGGTATAACTTCACCCCGCTGGCCAAGCACCGAACTCTCACtgctgaggaggctgaggaagagTGGGGCAG GAGGAACAAAGTGGTGAATCACTTCAGCATTATGCTTCAGAGACGTCTCCGTGAACAGGAGCGTGGtgaggatgaggaagatgaggcTGAAAAATccggaaagaagaaaaagaaggggggagggagagggggTGACTTACGGATTTACGACCTGGAAGATGACCTGGAGATGAGCAGCGATGACAGTGACAGCAGTATGGGTGAAG ATGGAGAGAGCAAAGCAAAAGCGAAGAAAGACGCCAGTAAAGCGAAGGCaaaggcaaagaagaagaagaagagcagtGACAAGGAGGCCTTGGAAGACAGCGACGATGGTGACTACGAAGGCCTAGAAGTGGATTACATGTCAGATGAGAGCAG cTCCGATGAAGAGCCAGAAAAGGGAAAGCCCAGCAAAGAAGAGCATCCTCAAG GGATAGATGAGGCATCTGAAAGTGAGGAAGAGAGTGAGGAGGAGAAACCGAATGATGAGGAAGCAAAagacgaggaggaagaggaggacggCAAGAAAACCCCAGTCCAagtggaaaagaagaagaaaaaag ACAGCAGTGGAGAATCGGACAGCTCAGACGACAGCGACATCGAGGGAGAGACTGCCTCTGCTTTGTTCATG AAGAAGCGCACACCTCCGAAACGTGGAGGTGGCCGTGGCTCTGCAGGCAGCTCAAGGACCGGCAGTCGTCCTGGGACACCATCCATAGATTCCGCCTCGACTTCCAATACACTCCGTGCTGCTGCCAGCAAGCTGGAGCAAG GTAAGAGACAGACTCAGGGTCCTAGCACTGACTCTCCAGCTGCCAAAAGACTGAAGATGGAGCCAACCAATCAGAGCCCTGCTCCCTCTGGGAAGAGCACACCTCAGCCTCCATCAGGAAAATCCACACCTAGCTCTAG TGATGTGCAGCTAACGGAAGATGCAGTTCGGCGCTACTTAATCCGTAAACCAATGACCACCAAAGACCTGCTGAAGAAGTTTCAGACCAAGCGTACAGGTTTGAGTAGCGACCAGACTGTTAACGTGTTGGCGCAGATCCTGAAGCGCCTTAATCCAGAACGGAAGAACATTAATGACAAAATGCACTTCTACCTCACTGAATAA
- the alkbh7 gene encoding alpha-ketoglutarate-dependent dioxygenase alkB homolog 7, mitochondrial, with the protein MKLLLAAIKRVQKTVVRTRRQCRLSSRANSGLAPHRGEALISGSSWELVQRLGTQVEVRAAFITEEEEGALLRELEPGLRKKRYEFDHWDDAIHGYRETERVSWGAPCEEILQRVRSLAFPEGSPLLGPVHVLDLDKTGYIKPHIDSVKFCGSTIAGLCLLSDSIMRLVKEDCSKEWLDLLLPRRSLYILRDEARYNFTHEILKDEESVFNGQKVPRHRRISVICRNLPS; encoded by the exons ATGAAACTGCTGCTGGCAGCGATTAAACGAGTCCAAAAAACAGTCGTTCGCACCAGGCGACAGTGCCGACTGAGCTCCCGCGCCAACAGCGGCCTGGCCCCCCACCGAGGTGAGGCTCTGATCTCGGGTTCAAGCTGGGAGCTGGTGCAGAGACTTGGCACACAGGTGGAAGTGAGGGCGGCCTTCATTACcgaagaagaggagggggcTCTTCTACGAGAGCTGGAGCCAGGCCTGAGGAAGAAACGCTACGAGTTTGACCACTGGGACGAC GCCATTCACGGGTACAGAGAAACTGAGCGTGTGAGCTGGGGGGCACCATGTGAGGAGATCCTGCAGCGGGTCCGTTCTCTAGCCTTTCCCGAGGGTAGTCCACTTCTAGGACCCGTACACGTTCTAGATCTGGATAAGACGGGGTACATAAAGCCTCACATCGACAGTGTCAAG ttttgtggcAGCACGATAGCTGGCTTGTGTCTACTGTCAGACAGCATTATGCGCCTGGTGAAGGAGGACTGCAGCAAAGAATGGCTGGACCTACTGTTGCCCCGACGCTCCCTCTACATACTGAG GGACGAAGCCAGATACAACTTCACTCATGAGATCCTAAAAGATGAGGAGTCTGTGTTTAATGGACAGAAAGTGCCTCGGCACCGTCGGATATCTGTCATCTGTCGAAACCTCCCGAGTTAA